In Acipenser ruthenus chromosome 6, fAciRut3.2 maternal haplotype, whole genome shotgun sequence, the following proteins share a genomic window:
- the uts1 gene encoding urotensin 1 has translation MKTTILVLLIASILLVSQIPPGVCRPMGTNTFNRHGYKIQDDHVLVKSGDNAMSYLVGEKLLRYLERNPRFHQNLSQLLPDDVQFVKVLSTKGLAHPANNIQVVDGGEPSREVRLEDFSELSKRAEDPPISIDLTFHLLRNMIEIARIESQKEQAELNRKYLDEVGK, from the coding sequence ATGAAGACAACTATTTTGGTTTTGCTAATAGCCAGTATATTACTAGTGTCTCAAATTCCTCCCGGTGTCTGCCGTCCCATGGGTACAAACACCTTTAACCGTCATGGATACAAGATCCAGGACGACCACGTCTTGGTAAAGTCTGGTGATAATGCTATGTCCTACCTCGTGGGAGAAAAGCTGCTGAGGTATTTGGAAAGAAACCCCAGATTTCATCAAAACCTCTCTCAACTACTTCCTGACGACGTTCAGTTTGTGAAAGTGCTGTCCACAAAAGGCTTGGCTCATCCCGCGAACAACATACAGGTGGTCGACGGAGGAGAGCCCTCGAGGGAGGTCAGGCTCGAAGACTTTTCAGAGCTCTCAAAGAGGGCCGAAGACCCTCCCATCTCTATCGATCTCACATTCCACCTCTTGAGAAACATGATTGAGATTGCAAGGATCGAAAGCCAGAAGGAACAGGCAGAGCTGAATCGCAAATATTTGGACGAGGTTGGCAAATGA